The following nucleotide sequence is from Congzhengia minquanensis.
GAGCAGCCTGAATCTGACATGCCCTATGTAAAGGTAAAGGAAATTGCCTACCGGGCAACCGTGGAACCGGCGGAATTTGTTACGCTGAACCTGTATATGGGAAGGGCGGAAGGATTTAGACTTTATTATGAAACTGTATCCGGTGAGCAGGCGGAGGTTGCAGAACAGTTTTTAAGCGTAGATGCTGGCGGCAGGGTTCGGTTAAGCAGGGAGTTTTTAACGCCCTTTTTGGACGGCGGCGGGGGCGGCGTTTCCCTCTTAGTTGTGTTCACCGGTTCAAACGGCTTAGAAATGAAGACGGACACCTGCCGGGTTGTATTTACAAAATCGGCCTTCGGGGGTGTGTTCAGCGCCCTTGCCAACGTGATTTATAACCCGACGGAAAGCGTTAACAGGGCATATGTGGAGCAGTTAATCAAACAAAATCTGGCTATAGGCGGTCAGGTTGAAATCAAACAATATGACGTTGCCTATCCCACAAAAACGCAGAACGGATTTTTAACATGCGACATTTTGGTGCTGGACGCGTTCTCAGGGCGGTATTATCAGTTCGCGTTTCATGGGGAGGTGCCCCGGGTTTTACAGGAGGTTACGCTGCAAAACGGGAACTACCGCGTCAGGGTGCGGAATAATGTGGAGGGAATTCACACGGTGAGCGTGTTTGCAGAATATGGTCCCGGCGGGAGGCTGCTCTCCGTCACCTATAAAAATGTGGCGCTGATTGAAAGCAGTTTTTCCTATCCCGACAGAGGCAACCGCGTGAAACTTTTTGTTCTTTCCGCAGAAGATTTTATTACGCCCTACGCGCCTGCTTTTGACAGCGATTTCACAAAATAAAAACAGCGCCGGACGCAGCAAATGCGCTCGGCGCTGTTTTTATCAATGAAACGAACTGTATGCCTTTCCGTTTTCTAAGGAAACGCCCTTGGACTCAGCCAGCTCGCTTATGGTAACCAGTTTGTAGCCCCGGGAGATAAGCTCGGGAATCGCCCGAACCGCCGCCTCGGCAGACTGGCTGTAGAGGTCGTGCATTAAAACTACAGAACCGTCTTTCACATTTTTTAAAATGGCGTTAACGGTGCTGTCTGCGTTTCTGGTTTTCCAGTCCAGCGTGTCCACAGACCACATGATGAGCGGTGCGTCAGCCAAAGAAGAAACGGTGCTGTTATAATTTCCATATGGCGGACGGATTAACGTTGGCTTAGCGCCGGTGACGGCAGCAATTGCGTCGGAAACGTCTTTTAGTTCCGCTTTCACGCCGTCTGCCCCCAGGGTTTTTAAATTTTTGTGGTTCATGGTGTGGCTTCCAATTTCCATGCCCAGGTCATAGACCCGCTTCAGCACGGAGGAATGGGGCTTTATGTTATAGCCTACCACAAAAAAAGTGGCTTTTGCGTTGTTGGCCTCTAAACAGTCTAAAATTTTTGGCGTAAACTTGCTGGGGCCGTCGTCAAACGTGAGGGCCACCATTTTGGTGCCGGTTGGGGCTTTTTTCGGAAAATCGGCCGGACTTTGATACCACCCGGCATCCAGGTACGAGTCAAGCTCCGACTTTTTTATATCCAATGTGCGGCTGTCGGTGGCATAAACTGTCATTACAGGCTCCTCATACCAGCCAACCTCTTTATAATCCTGCATTTCGCTTTCATAAACGTCGATGGTGCGGCCGTCAGGGGCATACATGGTAACAAGTTCTACCGGCTCCGGTTCAGGCGTAGGAGTCGGCTCCGGCGCTTTCGTGTTTTCAGGCACCGGCGATTTTTCTGTCGCCGGAGGCGCCTCGTTCTGCTTTTTTATGGGAACAAGCTTGCCGCCGTGTTTTGTTTCGGCTTCAACTGCGCTTTGCCCAACAAGCCTGTCCGAGCCGTCGGGATAATATATCCTTGTCATGGCGCCTGCGCTGACACCTGCACAAATGCCAAAGGACATGATAACATAAAGCATGGTGCAAATAAATTTTTTCATACAGAACCCCTCCTTTACTCCGTGTTTATCTGGAGCCGTTCATAAGTTTCCAAATTCCCCCGGCATACCGCTTCAGCAGCATCGACAGGGCCACTAACAGCGCCAGCGTAATTACTGGGAGCAGAAGATACTCAAACAGCGCAGTGACCGGTGTGACGGGAAAAATGAGCTGATTTGCCGCCTGGAAAAACTCTAAAATCGTTCCGTGGGCGGAATATATGAAAAATGTAATGGTCGTAATATTTTTGGGCAGCGGCTTTGTAATGACGCTGTCGAACAGAAACCAGAACGAAACGGCTGACACGGTGCAGAACAAAATGTGAAACACAAGGGCCTGGGTTACCTGAAACAGCACGAAAAAGGCCTGTCCCAAAACCACGCCCAATACCGCCAGGCGTTTTATCTGTTTCTCTTTTTTATTTACTGCGTCAAAATAGTGCATTCCTACAAAACCGCCCAGCATATAGTAAAACAGGCCGTCGATTTGGATAAATTTTTGGTGGAACACATTCATGGAAAGGTTTCCTGCTGCGTCGGTGCAAAACAACAGAAACACCGCGCTTAAAGTGACAATTGCCACAGGCTTGTTTTTTAGAAGCACATAAATGACTGGGCAAAGCAGTGTGTATAAAATGAGCTGATACATGAACCAATAGCCCAGGTTGTATTTATATAAAAACACGCCCTCTAAAAAGTTTTCAGGGGTGAAAACCACACGGTTGATGTGTAGAACGTCCTCCACAACGTGAAACTTGCCCAAAAGATAAAAAAGCGAAAAGCGGAACAGGTTCCACAAAAGGTATGGAATGATCAGCGAAAAGAAACGGTTTTTCATTTTTTGCGGATATTTGCTGAAATTAAAATCCCGGTAAAACAGAATACCCGAAAACATGAAAAACGATGGAACGCCGATTTTAGCAATGTCACCGGAAATCAGCCGTTCAAAATAGTAAACAAACTTTTCAAAGACGGACTGATTGGGGGAAACAGAAAAATTTCCGAGATTTTCCGTATGGATTAAAATCACCAGAATGCTTAAAAAGGCGCTGTAGCTCAGCAGCTTTTCCTTATTTATGACACGCTCGCCGTTCAATCAAAAAACCTCACAATATATCACATAGTTATTCACTATTATAATATATTGTAAGGTTTTTTTCAAGCATTTCTCAGAATTTTCGACGTAAAATTATGTTTCCGCCTCAAATTTGCGAATATTTTCAGACTTGCCAATGACGATGAGTTTATCCTCCCGGTCAAAAATTTCGTCGGGCCTGATTTCAGTAATCACATCTTTTCCCCGGCTGATCGCGATGATGTTCAGCTTATACTTTTTCCGGATTTCCGACTCTAAAACCGTTTTTCCCGCGAAAGAATCCGGCAAGCTAATTTCTGCAATATCAATGTCACCCTTCAGCTCAAACAGGTTTTGAATCCGCTCAGACAGCAGGCGGCTTGCCAGCCGTTCCGCCATGTCCCGCTCGGGGTAAACCACCTCGGCCCCGATTTTTTCTAAAATTTCGCCGTGGTCTGCATTGGTTGCCTTGGCAATGACGCGTTTTACGCCCATGCTCACCAAATGAAGCGTCACCAAAATGCTGGTGTCGATGTTCTCGCCAATTGCCACCACCACGACGTCGCAGTCCTGAATTCCGGTGGCCTCTAATGTTTCCTTGTCCAGTCCATTTTTAATTACAAAGGCATATTGGGTATAGTCCCGCAGCTTCCGAATGCTGTCTTCGCTGGCGTCAATCACCATAATTTCGCTGCCCGATTCCGCCAGATGCACCGCCAAAGCTGTGCCAAACCGGCCTAAGCCGATAATTCCATAGGTCTTTTTTATTTTTGATTTCATGTATGTTCCACGCGCCTTTCGCTTTGCGTTCTTTACCAGAAAAGCATGTCAAAACCTTTCAGTTTATAAATTGCTTCTGCAAAATAATAGTCTGCATAAATAATCGGGAAGTTGTTCCCATGATAGCTTTCCGAGCCGCACCGAAGGATAGATTCCTCTTTGTCCGTCCAGTCGGCAAACGCTTCCTCAGCCGCGTGTAAAAGCTTCATTGCGGCGTTTTGGTAAAGCCTGCTTTCAAACTCCGGAACAGCCTTGGCAATTTCAATGAGCCCGCAGGCAGCAATCATGCCTGCTGTGGAGTCGTAAATCACCGGCTCCTCCGGGCTTCTGAAATCGGATTTAGGAAGATAGTCGTCGCACACCGCTGCGATAAAGTAGTGGGCAACCCGTTTTGCCGTGTCTAAATATTCCTGCTTTCCTGTATGGATAAAGCTCAGCACAAACCCATAAAGCGCCCAGGCCTGCCCCCGGGACCAGGACGACCCCTCGCCATAACCCTGCCCGCCAAAGGTTTTTATCAGCTCTCCCGTTTCCGGGTCATATTCGTTAATGTGGTTCACCGACCCGTCGGGACGCACATGAAATTTTTGTGTTTTTTCCGCATGGCTCTCGGCAATATAGCGGAACCGGTCGTCTTTGGCATCAACTGCGGCGCGGTATAAAAGGGGAATGTTCATCATGCAGTCGATGATGGCCCAGCCCTCATGGCCGTCTCCGTTCCAGGCGCGGATAAAGCCGCCTTTGGTGTTATAGCGGGACGCTAAAATCGACGCCGCTGTCATAAACCGCGCGTGAGAGCGCTCGTTTCCGGTGAGCCGGAAGTTCACACCGGCGGTTAAGTTCCACATGAACCCAACGTCGTGATGCAGACCGAAAAAGTTTTCAAGCGCCTTGTCTAACAGTTCTTCCGTTACCTCCGCCGTTTTGCGGTATTCCTCGTTTTTTGTGCCGACATACATTAGCCACATCAGACCGCCCCAAAAGCCGTTTGTCCACCAGGATATGTCCTCACCCTGCTTGTCGTCAAACACGCCGTTCACCGTGGTGTAGGGCAGCTTGCCCCGGGCGGAAATGCAGGTTTTGGAAAGCTTTTTGTCTAACCTTTCCCACATTTCGTCAACCCACTTTTTTTCTGTTTCATTTAATGCAATCATTGTTCCACCGTCCTCTATTTTTTTCTGCAAACCATCAGTAACATTAGCCCGTTTCCCGGGTCAATTTCTGCATATTCCTGAATAAATTCGTTGCTGACCCCCAAAGAGTTACCCAAATCCATTACCGCGTCGCTTAAGGGATAGTAAACTCCCCGGGCAAACACGTGCTCGCATTTGGTGAGTGGAATTAAAGAAAGGCACCGGCCTTCCTGCCGCGGAATCCGCACTGGGGTGTTGATCAGCGTTATGTAATTGTCCTTGTCCGCAAGAGCGACTTTTACGCCGCGGTCAAGCCCAAACTTTAACAGTTGAATATTGGCAAGGGTGTGGTCAATCCGCCCTCCCAGCGCACCTAAAACCAAAATGCTGTCTGCGCCATGGCGGGTTGCAATTTGAATGGCTTCCTGGGTGTCGGTCATGTCCTTTTCCGGCCGAAGGCGAACAATTTCCCGGCTTTGAATTTTGTTTTCGTCAAAGAAAGAGTCTAAATCACCAACAAATATGTCTGGTACCAGCCTTAAGCGTTCCGCATAGCTGTAGCCTTTGTCCGCGGCAAGAATCAGGTTGAAATCATCAGGGCAAACGCCCTCCGGCAGACCGTCAAAATCACCGCCGGCAAAAATCAACGCGTTCAATTGTCTATCTCCGTTTCGTTTAAAAATGAGCAAACCGCCTCTTTGGGCGACTGCGCCCCAAAAATTGCAGTGCCTGCAACCAAAACGTTTGCGCCGTTTGCTATGGGAACAGTTTTGTTCGTTAAATTTATGCCGCCGTCAACCTCAATGTCGAAATCCGGGCCGAAAAAGGTTCGCGCTGCCTGGATTTTGGCGTTTACACCGTCAATGTAGCTCTGACCGCCGAAGCCTGCAAACACCGACATAATCAGCGCCATGTCGATTTTGTCCCGGTAAGGGAACAGCCGCTCTGCCGGAATGTCGGGGTTCACAGCCAGGCCGCATTTTATGTTGTGCGACTTTATTTTATCCAGCGTTTCATCGATGTCGCTGCTGCAGCCAATGTGAAACGTAATAATATCTGCTCCGGCGGCCGCAAAATCGTCAATATAGCGCAGGGGGTCCGAAATCATTAAATGAACGTCGAACACCATTTGGCTCATTTTACGAATGCTTTTCATCACCGGCGCACCAAATGAAATGTTGGGCACAAAATGCCCGTCCATTACGTCGATATGAAGATATTGCGCGCCTGCGGCTTCCACCGCAGACACCTCCTCGCCCAATCGGGAAAAATCTGCCGAAAGAATGGATGGAGCTAATAAAATCATTGGTATTCCTCCCTTTAATGCTGCCGTTTTCGGCTGTTCTCTTATTTAATACATGCGCATCCGTTTCCAGATATCCAATACCAACTGATAGCGCTTGGGATCCATTCCTTTAAACGGCACGTTGCTGGTGCAGAAGATGTATCCGCCGCCGGGCTTTCCGTAGGTCAGACAATATTCCGCGCTGTCTGTCACATCCTGTTCGGTGCCGGTTTGCAGCGCCGCACAATGCACATTGCCGCACAGGCACACCTTGTCGCCCACCAGCTCTTTTACCTTTTTAATGTCCACGCCTGCCATGGGGTCTAACGAGTGCAGAGCGTGAGGGTTACATTCCACCAATTGGTCTAAAATCGGCATAATGTTTCCGTCTGTGTGTTTAATGGTATATAATCCGTCTTTTCTGGCAGCGTCAATAATCTGATACAGATACGGCTGAATGAACTCGCCAAAGTTTTGAGGAGACAGAAACGGTCCGTTATTATAACAATAATCCGAACAGAGCAGCAGGCAGTCGATGCCGTTTTCCTGCAGCCATTTGTTGTGTTCAATCGCCGCGTCTGCCCGTTTCTGCGCTTCTGCTTTCAGTCCCTCGGGGTCGTCCGCCATGCGGTATGCAAATTCATACATTTCATTGCCGTCCGGGATTGCAAACGTACCGTCGCCGTGGCTTCCGAGCATTACGGTATCGCCTACAATTTCGCGCAGACAGCGATGATACAGGGCTAAGTCGTTTGGGTCATTTAATTCATATCCGTGCGCCGGAATAATGGAATATTCCAATTTGGAATAAACCTCTGCGGTATATTCCGCCTCTTCATAAATGGCGCGGTCTTTTTCCTTCCGGCTCATTTTGCGTTGGTTTTCCTCGCTGAACTGCGCGCCGAATAAGGGTCTGCCGAACATTTCCTCTGCTAACTGAAACTCCAGTTCAAAAGTAGGAACCATATCCGGCGTCTGCAAATTCAGCGCCGCCACTGCACGTTCTTTTGGCGTCATAATGCTTCACCTCTTGTTGTTCTGATTTAATAGAAAATGATATAAATCTTTAATAGCTGTTCTTTTTAAAGCTGCCAGTCTTTAACATCTTTTAAAGAGTTGTAAAGCGCACAGTAGCTGTTGTAGCGGTTTTGACCGATTTCGCCTCTATTTAATGCGTCTTTCACCGAGCAGTCCGGCTCGGTGATGTGGCTGCATCCCGGAAACCGGCACTGGCCGCCGTGTTTTGCAATTTCCGGAAACATGGCGGAAAGATTCTGGGCCATCATTTTTTCCACTTCAAAAGAGCCAAACCCCGGCGTGTCGAACACAAAACCTCCGAAGGAGAGAGGGAACAGCTCTGTGTGCCGTGTGGTGTGTTTTCCCCGCTGAATTTTATCGCTCACCGCTCCGGTTTTTAAGGTGAAGTTTTCCCCCATGGCGTTGAGCAGACTGGATTTCCCAACTCCCGAGCTTCCGGCCAGTGCAGTAACCTTTCCCTTTAACAGGTCTTTTAAACGATCCACACCCTCGCCTGTTTTGGCGGAGCAGACAATCACGGGAAAGTCTGCCAATGCATATTCCTTTGCCAAATTGGCGGCTTTTTCCCGGTTCAATTCTGCTTTATTAATGCACACGGCGCAGGCTACCCCCTGGGATACCGCAGTTACTGTCAGCTTGTCAATCAATTCTAAGGCCGGTTCCGGTGCGCTTATGGCAAAGGTGACCAAAAGTAAGTCAATATTGGAAACGGGAGGCCGGAAAAACTGGTTTTTCCGCGGCCCGATTTTGGTTACATACCCTTCCTTTTCTTCTGGGTCGGTAATTTCAATCTCCACCCTGTCACCCACCATGGGAACCTGCCCGTCTTTGCGGAACCGGCCCCTTGCGCGGCAGGAGAAAACCGTACCGCTGTCGCATTTTACATAATAGAACCCGCCGATTCCTTTCATGATTGTACCAGTCATTTATGCAAGCCGTCCTTTCGGTTAATCCTCATTTGTGCCGTTGTTGCCGCCCTCGTTTGGTTCGTCATCGCCGCCGCTGGTGGGCGTGGACGAAGGCTTCGGCGTGGAGGAGGGAGATGCGCTTGCCGAGGGCTTTGCAGAAGGTGTTGGCGTGGCGGAGGTTGCCGCTTTGCCGCTGCTGATGCGAATGTCGATGGCTTTATTTTTCTTCACCCGGTTGCCCTCAGCTTCAGACTGTTTCACAACCGTTCCCTTTTCCTTTTCGCTTGCCACCTGCTGCACTTCACCAAGCTTTAAGTCGGCGCGCTCTAAAGCAGATTTCGCTTCGTTTTCCGTTTTACCAAGCAAATCGGGAACAATGGTATATTCATTTTCGGTGTTGTCGTTTTTATTGCCGTTGCTTACGTATATGGTAACGACAGAACCCTCCGATGCAGAGGTGCCGGCCGCCGGATGGGTGCTGATAACGCGGCCTGCGGCTACGTCGCTGTTGTCCTGCCGTTCCACGGTAACGTCAAATTTCAGCGCTTTTAATGCAGAAGTTGCGTCTGCCTCCGTCATTCCTGCAACTGAGGGGATTTTTTCCATAGTGGCAGGCTGGTCGCCCAATGTGACGGTTATTTTTGCGTTGTTTTTAATTTTTTTGCCGCTTTTTGGGTCCTGCGTTACAATGATGCCCTCATCATCTGCCTGAATTTCCTTGCCGTTTTCCTGCACAATTTTCAGCTTGGTGCCTTCAATTAGTTCCAGCGCCTCGGCACAGGTGTGGTTCACAAGTTCAGGACACTCCACCTCGTTTTTTGAGCCGCCCGTCATAAACGACCAGCCCCAAATCGCTAAGGCAATCACCGCAATACCAGCAAAAATGCCGGCCACAATGCCTAAGGTGTCGCCTTTCTTTTTCTTCTTTTTCGCCTTGGCGAGCTCGGCGCGGGAGGGCTGTTTTTTCACAGGGGCTTTGCCTTGGCTGTTCTGGGATCTGCGCTGGGGGGTGCCGTTTTTCGCACCCTGGGGTGCACCGTTTTTGTTGCTTGCAGTTTGCGGATTAATCGGCGTGAATTTTTTCGTAAACTCATCTCCTTCGTCGTACCGTACCTCAGAGCCCACGTAAACCTTTTTTAAGTCAATCAGCATTTGTGTGGCCGTTTGATACCGTTCGCTCTGTTCTTTTTTCATTGCTTTTAAAATTACCGTTTCCAAGGATTTTGGAATAGACGGGTTAAACACCGACGGGCGCACAGGCTCGGTTTCTAAATGCTGCATGGCAATGCTGATGGCGGATTCCCCTTCAAAGGGGAGCCGTCCCGTCACCATCTCGTAGGTTAAAATGCCCAAAGAATAAAGGTCAGTTTTCGCGTCGGTAAACCCGCCCCGGGCCTGCTCCGGCGAAAAATAATGCACGCTGCCCATGGTGAGGCCGCCGGTGGTAATGGTTCCCTGGTTTAACGCCTTTGCAATGCCAAAATCGGTAATTTTTAAAATTCCCTCTTTAGTGATGATAATGTTTTCCGGCTTAATGTCTTTATGCACAATGCCCTTTTTGTGAGCATGCTCAAGACCGGAACAAATTTGGGAAGCATAGTCAACCGCCTCTTTCCACTGGAGAACTCCCTTTGCGCTCAAGTATTGTTTTAAGGTGATGCCCTCCACATATTCCATGACGATATATTCCAAATCGTCTTCGTTTCCTACATCATAAATTGAAACGATGTTCGGGTGAGACAGGCTGCCAGCAGACTGAGCCTCAATTTTAAACCGCTTGATAAACTCCAAATCGTCCCGGTATTCCGGACGCAGCACCTTAATTGCCACATACCGGTTTAGAACCAGGCATTTTGCCCGGTAAACAATGGCCATTCCGCCCCGGCCGATTTCCTCTATAATTTCGTATCTCCCATCAATAATCTTTCCACTCATCATGATTAGCCATCTCCGTTTCTGGTAATTTTAAAACCTGATTAAAATTACGGTTATATTATCCGTGCCGCCAGCGGTTTCCGCTTCCGCAACCAGTTTGTTTGCCGCGTCGTTTAGCGTTTCGCTTAAATTTATAACAGACAGAATTTCTTCGTCCTCCACCATGTTCACCAAGCCGTCGGAGCAGAGCAGAATTACGTCGCCCGCCTCTGCCCGAAACTCGTAAATGTCCGCTTCAACGGTCTTGTCCGTTCCCACCGCGCGGGTAATGATGTTCTTCTGAGGATGGCGCCGCGCCTCCTCCTTCGTGATTTTGCCGTTTTCTAAAAGCATTTCCACCAGGGAGTGGTCTTTTGTAATTTGCGTAATTTTCTCCCCGCGGATTAAGTATAGCCTGGAATCGCCCACCTGAACCGCGGTTACGTTGTGTTCCTCCGCAACGCAGGCCGTCA
It contains:
- a CDS encoding polysaccharide deacetylase family protein, giving the protein MKKFICTMLYVIMSFGICAGVSAGAMTRIYYPDGSDRLVGQSAVEAETKHGGKLVPIKKQNEAPPATEKSPVPENTKAPEPTPTPEPEPVELVTMYAPDGRTIDVYESEMQDYKEVGWYEEPVMTVYATDSRTLDIKKSELDSYLDAGWYQSPADFPKKAPTGTKMVALTFDDGPSKFTPKILDCLEANNAKATFFVVGYNIKPHSSVLKRVYDLGMEIGSHTMNHKNLKTLGADGVKAELKDVSDAIAAVTGAKPTLIRPPYGNYNSTVSSLADAPLIMWSVDTLDWKTRNADSTVNAILKNVKDGSVVLMHDLYSQSAEAAVRAIPELISRGYKLVTISELAESKGVSLENGKAYSSFH
- a CDS encoding acyltransferase family protein — protein: MNGERVINKEKLLSYSAFLSILVILIHTENLGNFSVSPNQSVFEKFVYYFERLISGDIAKIGVPSFFMFSGILFYRDFNFSKYPQKMKNRFFSLIIPYLLWNLFRFSLFYLLGKFHVVEDVLHINRVVFTPENFLEGVFLYKYNLGYWFMYQLILYTLLCPVIYVLLKNKPVAIVTLSAVFLLFCTDAAGNLSMNVFHQKFIQIDGLFYYMLGGFVGMHYFDAVNKKEKQIKRLAVLGVVLGQAFFVLFQVTQALVFHILFCTVSAVSFWFLFDSVITKPLPKNITTITFFIYSAHGTILEFFQAANQLIFPVTPVTALFEYLLLPVITLALLVALSMLLKRYAGGIWKLMNGSR
- a CDS encoding potassium channel family protein translates to MKSKIKKTYGIIGLGRFGTALAVHLAESGSEIMVIDASEDSIRKLRDYTQYAFVIKNGLDKETLEATGIQDCDVVVVAIGENIDTSILVTLHLVSMGVKRVIAKATNADHGEILEKIGAEVVYPERDMAERLASRLLSERIQNLFELKGDIDIAEISLPDSFAGKTVLESEIRKKYKLNIIAISRGKDVITEIRPDEIFDREDKLIVIGKSENIRKFEAET
- a CDS encoding glycoside hydrolase family 88 protein; translated protein: MIALNETEKKWVDEMWERLDKKLSKTCISARGKLPYTTVNGVFDDKQGEDISWWTNGFWGGLMWLMYVGTKNEEYRKTAEVTEELLDKALENFFGLHHDVGFMWNLTAGVNFRLTGNERSHARFMTAASILASRYNTKGGFIRAWNGDGHEGWAIIDCMMNIPLLYRAAVDAKDDRFRYIAESHAEKTQKFHVRPDGSVNHINEYDPETGELIKTFGGQGYGEGSSWSRGQAWALYGFVLSFIHTGKQEYLDTAKRVAHYFIAAVCDDYLPKSDFRSPEEPVIYDSTAGMIAACGLIEIAKAVPEFESRLYQNAAMKLLHAAEEAFADWTDKEESILRCGSESYHGNNFPIIYADYYFAEAIYKLKGFDMLFW
- a CDS encoding thiamine diphosphokinase yields the protein MNALIFAGGDFDGLPEGVCPDDFNLILAADKGYSYAERLRLVPDIFVGDLDSFFDENKIQSREIVRLRPEKDMTDTQEAIQIATRHGADSILVLGALGGRIDHTLANIQLLKFGLDRGVKVALADKDNYITLINTPVRIPRQEGRCLSLIPLTKCEHVFARGVYYPLSDAVMDLGNSLGVSNEFIQEYAEIDPGNGLMLLMVCRKK
- the rpe gene encoding ribulose-phosphate 3-epimerase, with amino-acid sequence MILLAPSILSADFSRLGEEVSAVEAAGAQYLHIDVMDGHFVPNISFGAPVMKSIRKMSQMVFDVHLMISDPLRYIDDFAAAGADIITFHIGCSSDIDETLDKIKSHNIKCGLAVNPDIPAERLFPYRDKIDMALIMSVFAGFGGQSYIDGVNAKIQAARTFFGPDFDIEVDGGINLTNKTVPIANGANVLVAGTAIFGAQSPKEAVCSFLNETEIDN
- a CDS encoding uroporphyrinogen decarboxylase family protein codes for the protein MTPKERAVAALNLQTPDMVPTFELEFQLAEEMFGRPLFGAQFSEENQRKMSRKEKDRAIYEEAEYTAEVYSKLEYSIIPAHGYELNDPNDLALYHRCLREIVGDTVMLGSHGDGTFAIPDGNEMYEFAYRMADDPEGLKAEAQKRADAAIEHNKWLQENGIDCLLLCSDYCYNNGPFLSPQNFGEFIQPYLYQIIDAARKDGLYTIKHTDGNIMPILDQLVECNPHALHSLDPMAGVDIKKVKELVGDKVCLCGNVHCAALQTGTEQDVTDSAEYCLTYGKPGGGYIFCTSNVPFKGMDPKRYQLVLDIWKRMRMY
- the rsgA gene encoding ribosome small subunit-dependent GTPase A, with product MTGTIMKGIGGFYYVKCDSGTVFSCRARGRFRKDGQVPMVGDRVEIEITDPEEKEGYVTKIGPRKNQFFRPPVSNIDLLLVTFAISAPEPALELIDKLTVTAVSQGVACAVCINKAELNREKAANLAKEYALADFPVIVCSAKTGEGVDRLKDLLKGKVTALAGSSGVGKSSLLNAMGENFTLKTGAVSDKIQRGKHTTRHTELFPLSFGGFVFDTPGFGSFEVEKMMAQNLSAMFPEIAKHGGQCRFPGCSHITEPDCSVKDALNRGEIGQNRYNSYCALYNSLKDVKDWQL
- the pknB gene encoding Stk1 family PASTA domain-containing Ser/Thr kinase, whose product is MMSGKIIDGRYEIIEEIGRGGMAIVYRAKCLVLNRYVAIKVLRPEYRDDLEFIKRFKIEAQSAGSLSHPNIVSIYDVGNEDDLEYIVMEYVEGITLKQYLSAKGVLQWKEAVDYASQICSGLEHAHKKGIVHKDIKPENIIITKEGILKITDFGIAKALNQGTITTGGLTMGSVHYFSPEQARGGFTDAKTDLYSLGILTYEMVTGRLPFEGESAISIAMQHLETEPVRPSVFNPSIPKSLETVILKAMKKEQSERYQTATQMLIDLKKVYVGSEVRYDEGDEFTKKFTPINPQTASNKNGAPQGAKNGTPQRRSQNSQGKAPVKKQPSRAELAKAKKKKKKGDTLGIVAGIFAGIAVIALAIWGWSFMTGGSKNEVECPELVNHTCAEALELIEGTKLKIVQENGKEIQADDEGIIVTQDPKSGKKIKNNAKITVTLGDQPATMEKIPSVAGMTEADATSALKALKFDVTVERQDNSDVAAGRVISTHPAAGTSASEGSVVTIYVSNGNKNDNTENEYTIVPDLLGKTENEAKSALERADLKLGEVQQVASEKEKGTVVKQSEAEGNRVKKNKAIDIRISSGKAATSATPTPSAKPSASASPSSTPKPSSTPTSGGDDEPNEGGNNGTNED
- a CDS encoding Stp1/IreP family PP2C-type Ser/Thr phosphatase is translated as MEVSSATSVGRIRPLNEDSYFVSEPDQSGTVLAIVADGMGGHNAGEVASGKAVGIVQKDVLGKCGKNAKDVLVKAVNDANREIYEMSVNARNLSGMGTTMTACVAEEHNVTAVQVGDSRLYLIRGEKITQITKDHSLVEMLLENGKITKEEARRHPQKNIITRAVGTDKTVEADIYEFRAEAGDVILLCSDGLVNMVEDEEILSVINLSETLNDAANKLVAEAETAGGTDNITVILIRF